Below is a window of Candidatus Bathyarchaeota archaeon DNA.
CAGATCAGAGCGAAGAAGAGATAAAGCAATTTCCAACATACGCTAAGAAAATAGGTCTGATGAGCGCGACATTCGGTATCGCAGCACCATTTCCCGGGACTGAATTCTATGAGTCTTTGGAAAGAGCGGGTTCAATCTTTGAACGCGATTGGACCAAATACGATGAAAATAACTCTGTATTTAAAATACCGAAAATAAGCAAACAACGAATTGAGGAACTGAGAACTTACTGTATAGGAAAGTTTTGGACCCCAGACACTTTCTTTGACATGCTTGCAGTCACTCAAAAAAGAGACGCTAGAAAAACGTCGCTGTCTAAGTTCATAATGGACAGAATCGTTCAGTTGGTATTCTTGGCTAAAGCAGGTTTTACTCAACAAGTATCTTCCAAAAATATGGCTACTCATTTTAAGGTCTTCATAGAGTCAATGGCAGATCCCCGCGTTGAAGAACGCACAAGGAAAATAAGAATGGATCAAGTCATAGATATGACGAGGTTCCTTGCCGTATTAGGTCCACAAACAATCCAGTTAACTATAAGATACAAAAACAGACCGCTTACCAGTTACATCATGAAAACCACAAGAAACACCGTAGAATATATAAGAATCATACCTGAAAAACAAGACAAAGCAACAATAAATCTTGACCTCAATTTCGATTTCAATCAATTGAGGGGTAACAGCAATTATTCCTTCAAACTGATAAAAGATTCTGTTCAGAATTATATGTATCATATCTTTAAACCATCAACTGTCGATGATTGGCGCGAGAAGTTGAATATGATTAAGTTCACCCTCGCTATCTGCGTAGAAATCATTTCAACTATCAGGTCTAAAATCTTTCAAAGACTGCCGTTTTAAGGTAGTTCCATCTGCCAATCTCTATTGCGCACACATTCAGTTTCTCAATGATGCATATGACGTGAGCGCGCGCCTTATTTCGCGTAAGATAGCATGCTTTTTATTAGCAAGATCGTTGCAAAAAGTTGGTAGAGCTTAGATGGTGTCTTTATGCATTGCACGAAGTGTGGGAAAAAACTTCCTAGAGACGCAGAGTTTTGCCCAAACTGTGGAGCTGCTGTTGGGCCTGAGGTTGGTTTATTTGAGACGGCTGCTGAAAGATTGGGCATGATCGTTTTTTGCAGCAACATTGGATTAGAAGGATTATTGCCATCGTGATTGATTCTATCATAGTTGGTATCGCAACTACAATCGTGGTTGTAGCCGTTTTCTTTCCGCTATTTCTAGCAAATCCCATTGGGTTTTTCAACTAGCTGAGTTTTCCCTTTGCAATGGGGTTAATCTACGTTCTTTACTTTGCTATGGCTGAGTCGATTTATCGATGCACCATCGGAAAGGGGATAGTCGGCCTTAGAGTTGTGGCGGTGGATGGGGGACGACCAAGTTTGGAAGGCACCTTCATAAGAAACATTAGCAAAATCTATTGGGTTTTCTTAATTTT
It encodes the following:
- a CDS encoding zinc-ribbon domain-containing protein, yielding MHCTKCGKKLPRDAEFCPNCGAAVGPEVGLFETAAERLGMIVFCSNIGLEGLLPS